The genomic region AGGGAAATTTGCCGCGTGCTGGAGCCGGTCGTGGCCTGTCATGATTTCTTAGGTACAAATCCGTAATCTTATATTTCCTAAAAAAAGCGGGCCTCCTCCTTGTTGAGGGGCCCGTTCTTTATTTGCTGAAACTCCTTGGCAGGGTTCGAAGCCAGTTTTCTTTCATAATGGCTGCAGCTTTCTCTTTGTCACCTTGTTTCATCAGGTGAATAATCGACTTGTGTTCATCAATGGATTCTTCCGTCAGAATGATAGAGTTATAGAAAAAATGTCTGTGAACATGCGCCTGCAAAGACTCGAGACTGCTTTGGATATAAGGGTTGTTTGCGATATCAACAATCAGCTGGTGAAATTCTTCATCAACATTCAGCGCTGCATAGCTGTTATTGGAGTGGATAGCTTGTGCGAAACGTTCATTAATGGCTTCAAGCTGGGCAAGCTGATCGGTTGTCATTTGGTCAATCGCCAGTTCTGCGGCTAGTGACTGTAATGCGGCCAGTGGCGGGAGCAAATCTTTAATGGCCTCCCGTTCAATTTCGGTTACCTGTGTCGCCTTCCCCGGATACATTTTGACAAATCCCCGTACTTCCAGGAGCTGCAAGGATTCTCGTATCGGCGTCCGGCTAACTCCTAATGCATCTGCCAGTTCTTTATCATTTAGCTTTTCACCTGGAAGCAGCGTACCATCAATAATCCACTGCTGAATCTGTGTAAACGCATATTCCTTCGCAGACTGACGAGCATGTTTGGCATAGTTTGCAGGTATGGGCATGGATATCCGCCTTTCTACATCTTCATATTGTATGAGTATAGTATACATCAAAAATTGTCTCTTTGAAATATGCGATATATTGGGGAGGTGCCTGTCACCACCCGAATTTTGTCGAATAATAAAAAGAGGCTCACCTCCCCTAATCAGATCAGAAGGTAAGCCTCTATTTTATAGCCGTGAAACATTATGTGAAACAAGATTTTTCGGGTGGTGACAGGCACCAACCTATCTCGCTCTTTCCCGCAGCTTGAATTTTTGTACTTTTCCGCTGGCTGTCATTGGGTATTCATCTGTAAATTTGATGTATCTCGGGATTTTGTGTCTTGAAATTTTTCCCTGACAAAATTCACGAACCTCTTCCTCTGTTACGCTTGAGTCTTCTTTAGGAATAATCCATGCCATTATTTCCTCGCCGTATTTTTCATCGGGGATTCCAATAACCTGAACATCGAGAACGTCGGGGTGTGTGTACAGGAACTCTTCAATTTCTCTTGGATAAATATTTTCACCGCCGCGGATCACGATGTCCTTGATCCGCCCTGTAATTTCCACATAGCCATTTTCATCCTTGATGCCGATGTCCCCGGTATGGAGCCAGCCATCCTTATCAATGGTGTTTTTCGTCGCTTCTTCATTGTTGTAATAGCCTTTCATCACCAGATAGCCTCTCGCACAAAGCTCGCCGGGTGTATTAGGAGGCAGTGTTTCATTCGTAGCAGGATCGACAATTTTGACTTCCACATTCGGCTGGGCCTTCCCGACTGTACTTACTCTGAGTTCAATAGGATCATCTGTTTTGGATTGGGTTATTACTGGGGAGGATTCAGTCTGCCCGTAAGCGATGGTGATTTCCGAAATGCCCATCTTGTCCATGACCGAGCGCATGACCTCAATCGGGCAATTGGATCCGGCCATGATACCGGTGCGTAAATGACTCAAATCGTATTGATCAAAGGAAGGATGATTGAGCTCGCCAATAAACATTGTTGGAACGCCATGTAATGCGGTACATTTTTCCTGATCGACCGCTCGTAAAACTTTTTCTGCATCAAAATGCTCGACCATGACCATTGTTGCCCCCTGGGATACAGAGGCTAACGTCCCCATCACACAGCCGAAACAGTGGAAAAGAGGAACAGGAATGCATAAGCGGTCCTCTCCGGTTAAATTCATACGTTCGGCCACTTGTTTCCCATTATTGACAATATTGTAATGGGACAGCATGACACCTTTCGGGAAACCGGTCGTGCCTGAGGTATACTGCATATTAATCACTTCATCATCGTGCAAACTGTCCTTCCGTTCCAAAAGGCTCTCATCCGTAACGGACAGCCCCTTTTCCATGACTTCCTTCCAGGTATAGCAGCCGTCATAGCTTCGATCACTGATCACGATGATATTTTTTAAGTTTGGCAGTTTGCTTGATTTCAATTTCCCCTTCTCACTATGCTTCAACTCCGGACAAACTTCATTAAGAATATCAATATAGGAAGTATCCTTATAGGACTCTGTCAAAATCAGAGTCGTAGTGTCCGATTGCTTAAGCTGATATTCCAGTTCAGTCGCCTGGTAATTCGTATTTACGGTTACCAAAACCGCCCCCATTTTCCCCGAAGCAAACTGGGATAAAATCCATTCAGGCTGGTTATCCGCCCAAATTGCGATATTCTCTCCCTTCTCAATCCCTAGAGACATAAAACCTTTGGCAGCCTCGGTGGATAACTCATCCAACTGTTGATACGACCACCTTAAACCTTTCTCAGGATACACGACGGCTTCCCGATCCGGATGTTCCATGGCCTCCTTTTCGAGTAGTTCACCAATCGTTTGGTTTAGTAATGACATGAATTTTTAACCTCCTCTGAATTTATTAAAAGGCTTTAATCATGCTTGTTTATCCTTTTATTTCTAAGCCTTTTTTAAACAATTAGTTGAAACCGCTTACAAAATTGGCTATGTTTTTACAGAATGAATAAGTTTATATTTATGTATAATGATTGAACTCTTCTTTTACCATTCATAGAGACAACATCCCTGGCTATTATATGTTTATTATCTTTTACAGCATTTTATCATTAAAATATGGTGCCTGTCACCGCCCGAATAATCTTGTTTCACAAAATGTTCCACGCTCCCTTCAGTAAACAATACATTATGAAAACAGAGGACGAAAACGGTTGGTTTCATCCCCTGTTCATTTGCGAGAAGCAATTATATATCATTCGACAAAATTCGGGTCGTGACATGCACCACTATAATAAATACCACCAGCGATGCAACCACCGGAATTGTAACGGTATGTACTCCTAATAGATTGCCATTGGCTTCATTGTAAAAGTGAATACCTATATAAGAGCCGATTCCGGCAATCATGGATGTTATGGCTCCATATTTGTTGGCGGACTTCCAGTAAAGGCCCAGAACGAGCGGCCAGATAAACGCAGCTTCTAAACCTCCGAATGCAAATAGGTTGAGGAAGATGAGCAGCTCTGGTGGATGAATGGATAATAGAAAGGCAATCACCCCAATGATGCCCGTGACCCCCATACTGATTTTCCTGATTCGTTTTTCTGTTGCGTCCGGTTTCACATAATTAATATATAAATCTTTGACAACCGATGAACTGACCAATAGAAGCAGGGAGTCAACGGTGGACATCATGGCTGCTAAAGGCGCTGCCAATATAATCCCGGCCAGCCACGGCGGTAATACCTCAAGAGCAATGAGCGGGATTACCTGATCGGCCACATCAATCCCGGGCAGTACCGGACGGGCAAAGACACCGATTAAATGCATATTTAACATGATAAACCCGACAACCACGGTTCCAATCAGCAACGCGCGGTGCATCGACTTCGAGTTTTTATAGGACATTGCCCGTACAGCTACTTGTGGCAAGGCGACGACACCGACTCCAACGAGAATCCAGAATGAAGATACATAAAAGGAGCTGAGCTGACCGTCTTGTCCATACGGAGTCACTAAATTTGGATTTTCCGCCATTAAATCCGAAAAAATGTTATTCAGACCCCCACCGGCAGCGACAACCGCTATCAGTAAAATTAAAGTTCCGAGAAACATAACAATCCCCTGAATCGTATCCGTTAAAGCTACGGCCCGAAAACCGCCAATGGTGACATATAGTAAAACTGATATAGAAAAAATAAATAAAGCCGAGACATAGGACAGGCCTGTGAGGGATTGAATCAAATGGGCCCCGCCAACCCACTGTGCAGCCATAGCGGAAAATAAAAAAACAATAATGCTTACAGCCGACAGAATAACAACGGTTTTGCTATTGTATCTCCCTTTCAAAAAGTCGATTAATGTAACAGCCTTGTAGCGTCTGGCCATGATCGCGAACTTTTTCCCCAGAATTAATAGAACAAAATATCCGGTCGCCACCTGAGTCATCGCCAGCAGCACCCAGCCAAGACCCATCGAATACGCAGCCCCCGGTCCACCCAGGAAACTCGACGCACTTCCATAGGTAGCCACCATCGTCATGGCCAGGACAAGCCCGCCGAATTCACGACTGCCAATAAAATAATCACTTAGAAAGGATGAAGATCCCGCCATTTTCCGATTGGACCAAATCCCTATCAGAAAAACAATAATCACAAATATAAGCAATGGAATCATAACTCCCCAGTTCATGAGGACCTCTCCTCCTCCCTATCCTCATCTTCTTCATCAAAGGAAACTTCCTTAAGGACAAACTTCACAACAGCCCAAACTAGCAGAACCATTACGATAAATCCCAGGATACAGCTGTAAAAAAACCAGGACGGAAAGCCAAAAACATATGTATATTCATCCGGGGAAACTGATCCCAAACCATACGCGAACCCATACCACCAGATGAAGTTAAATAAAGCCAGAGCACATCCGATGAGAGCCTCGCGATGGGCAATTTTGAATTTCTGGTTCCGGGTTAAAGGTTTGTTTTGATTCATCATGGACCTCCTTCCGTACATGTGCCTCTTTCCAATACGTACTGTCACTATCCGAATTATGTCAAATCCCAATCAGTTTAACAAGGTTTATAAACTGGTGAAGACCAAATCCACTGTGAAACATTCCGTGAAACAAGATTATTCGGGTGGTGACAGGCACCAGCCCAATAAAAAAGTGATGGGCCTAAGCCCATCACTTTTTCTATTCAACCAGCGATAGCTCAACTGGAATAAACTCGTCTACACTTTCCCCTTTTGATACTTGAACAGCTGTTTCAATTGCCTTCTCACCAATCAATGTTGGTTGTTGGGCGATAGTTGCTGCCAGACTTCCTTCTTCAACAGCTTGAACGGCATCATCTGTTGCATCAAACCCTACTACAGTCACATCTTCAAGACCGGCTGAACTTAATGCTTCCAGTGCACCTAGAGCCATTTCATCGTTGTGAGCAAAGACAGCATCGATTTGGTCTGTACCCTGAATTATATTTTCCATTACTGTCAGACCTTCAGAACGGTTAAAATTAGCCGTCTGTTTTGCTACGACTTCAATTC from Virgibacillus sp. MSP4-1 harbors:
- a CDS encoding GntR family transcriptional regulator, with the translated sequence MPIPANYAKHARQSAKEYAFTQIQQWIIDGTLLPGEKLNDKELADALGVSRTPIRESLQLLEVRGFVKMYPGKATQVTEIEREAIKDLLPPLAALQSLAAELAIDQMTTDQLAQLEAINERFAQAIHSNNSYAALNVDEEFHQLIVDIANNPYIQSSLESLQAHVHRHFFYNSIILTEESIDEHKSIIHLMKQGDKEKAAAIMKENWLRTLPRSFSK
- a CDS encoding AMP-binding protein, translating into MSLLNQTIGELLEKEAMEHPDREAVVYPEKGLRWSYQQLDELSTEAAKGFMSLGIEKGENIAIWADNQPEWILSQFASGKMGAVLVTVNTNYQATELEYQLKQSDTTTLILTESYKDTSYIDILNEVCPELKHSEKGKLKSSKLPNLKNIIVISDRSYDGCYTWKEVMEKGLSVTDESLLERKDSLHDDEVINMQYTSGTTGFPKGVMLSHYNIVNNGKQVAERMNLTGEDRLCIPVPLFHCFGCVMGTLASVSQGATMVMVEHFDAEKVLRAVDQEKCTALHGVPTMFIGELNHPSFDQYDLSHLRTGIMAGSNCPIEVMRSVMDKMGISEITIAYGQTESSPVITQSKTDDPIELRVSTVGKAQPNVEVKIVDPATNETLPPNTPGELCARGYLVMKGYYNNEEATKNTIDKDGWLHTGDIGIKDENGYVEITGRIKDIVIRGGENIYPREIEEFLYTHPDVLDVQVIGIPDEKYGEEIMAWIIPKEDSSVTEEEVREFCQGKISRHKIPRYIKFTDEYPMTASGKVQKFKLRERAR
- the panF gene encoding sodium/pantothenate symporter translates to MNWGVMIPLLIFVIIVFLIGIWSNRKMAGSSSFLSDYFIGSREFGGLVLAMTMVATYGSASSFLGGPGAAYSMGLGWVLLAMTQVATGYFVLLILGKKFAIMARRYKAVTLIDFLKGRYNSKTVVILSAVSIIVFLFSAMAAQWVGGAHLIQSLTGLSYVSALFIFSISVLLYVTIGGFRAVALTDTIQGIVMFLGTLILLIAVVAAGGGLNNIFSDLMAENPNLVTPYGQDGQLSSFYVSSFWILVGVGVVALPQVAVRAMSYKNSKSMHRALLIGTVVVGFIMLNMHLIGVFARPVLPGIDVADQVIPLIALEVLPPWLAGIILAAPLAAMMSTVDSLLLLVSSSVVKDLYINYVKPDATEKRIRKISMGVTGIIGVIAFLLSIHPPELLIFLNLFAFGGLEAAFIWPLVLGLYWKSANKYGAITSMIAGIGSYIGIHFYNEANGNLLGVHTVTIPVVASLVVFIIVVHVTTRILSNDI
- a CDS encoding YhdT family protein; this translates as MNQNKPLTRNQKFKIAHREALIGCALALFNFIWWYGFAYGLGSVSPDEYTYVFGFPSWFFYSCILGFIVMVLLVWAVVKFVLKEVSFDEEDEDREEERSS